One region of Verrucomicrobiales bacterium genomic DNA includes:
- a CDS encoding CDP-alcohol phosphatidyltransferase family protein, with amino-acid sequence MLDRLVVAAFRAGCTPIHIVAASTPPNLPRSQAWNIPVQLHLETPRLAGSALIIQSTWLLQAADLQRAIAQQGRLVTACGRPIPAGFISFGSSISPQSRLDDPQALETALSQGPSVMAEGITQEVLDAPSAKKASQALWDSITSSSDGFVDRWFNRPMGRAIFSKAFVRTPITPNQISLLSIGVGVLGAWFIASGERASTIWGALLFQLSAVIDCVDGDVARILFKESKLGKWLDLGGDQVVHISIFGAIAWGLHRAGSEAPVLMLGAACIVGAILSFAVVLHGILRPPPGPAHSRLQAFIDGATSRDFSVLVLALAAIGRLEWFLWLTAIGSQVFWITALLLQRDRSPGK; translated from the coding sequence TTGCTCGACCGACTTGTCGTGGCGGCGTTTCGCGCAGGCTGTACCCCGATCCACATCGTGGCAGCATCCACCCCGCCAAACCTCCCACGCTCGCAAGCCTGGAACATCCCAGTGCAGCTCCACCTCGAAACGCCTAGGCTGGCAGGATCAGCCCTCATCATTCAGTCGACTTGGCTGCTCCAAGCGGCCGATCTTCAGCGCGCCATCGCTCAACAGGGCCGCCTGGTTACCGCCTGCGGACGCCCCATCCCAGCCGGGTTCATCTCTTTCGGCTCATCTATCTCACCTCAGTCTCGGCTCGACGACCCTCAGGCGCTGGAGACGGCACTGAGCCAAGGTCCATCAGTCATGGCGGAAGGCATCACGCAGGAGGTCCTGGATGCCCCATCAGCGAAGAAAGCCAGCCAAGCCTTGTGGGATTCAATCACCAGCAGCAGCGACGGCTTCGTGGATCGGTGGTTCAACCGCCCCATGGGACGGGCCATCTTCTCGAAAGCTTTCGTCCGGACGCCCATCACCCCCAACCAAATCTCCCTGTTGTCGATCGGCGTAGGCGTGCTCGGCGCTTGGTTCATTGCCTCGGGGGAACGCGCTTCGACCATCTGGGGGGCCCTGCTGTTTCAGTTATCGGCCGTTATCGATTGCGTGGACGGAGATGTAGCCCGAATCCTGTTCAAGGAGTCTAAACTGGGGAAATGGCTCGATCTTGGGGGAGATCAGGTCGTCCACATCTCGATCTTTGGCGCAATCGCGTGGGGCCTTCATCGGGCTGGCTCCGAGGCGCCCGTTCTCATGCTGGGGGCTGCTTGTATCGTGGGAGCAATCCTGTCGTTCGCAGTGGTTCTGCATGGCATTCTTCGTCCGCCCCCAGGTCCAGCCCACTCCCGGCTTCAAGCCTTCATCGACGGGGCTACCTCACGGGATTTCTCGGTCCTGGTGCTGGCGTTGGCTGCCATCGGCAGGTTGGAGTGGTTTCTGTGGCTGACTGCCATCGGGTCTCAGGTTTTCTGGATCACAGCCCTTCTCCTGCAACGCGATAGGAGTCCGGGAAAATGA
- a CDS encoding NTP transferase domain-containing protein codes for MKAVVLAAGKGTRMRELTQEIPKPMLKVQGKPILEHILNGLKDAGISEIFIVTGFRAEVIEEYFGNGSRWGLRIEYGRQVVQDGTGKAPELAKGFIGSDDFLLTYGDILVRPETYQQMIKRFREGSFSGVVTVTGSEDVTKGGLNFFDDEFCLRRLVEKPTAEQVEELKRTGWLKPGQTAWYNAGIYLFRPVVYDFTAKLQKSPRGEYELTDALNALVASSHKIAGMQIAGRWVDVRDPEVLASLETNQL; via the coding sequence ATGAAAGCAGTCGTCTTAGCAGCTGGAAAAGGGACTCGGATGCGGGAACTCACTCAAGAGATCCCCAAACCGATGCTCAAAGTCCAAGGCAAACCCATCCTGGAGCATATCCTAAACGGACTTAAGGATGCGGGCATCAGCGAGATTTTCATCGTGACCGGCTTCCGGGCTGAGGTAATCGAAGAGTACTTTGGAAATGGAAGCCGTTGGGGATTGCGGATCGAATACGGCCGCCAAGTGGTACAGGACGGTACGGGGAAAGCCCCCGAGCTTGCCAAGGGATTTATCGGTTCCGATGATTTCCTGCTTACGTACGGAGACATTCTCGTTCGTCCAGAGACCTACCAACAAATGATCAAGCGCTTCCGCGAAGGTTCCTTCTCGGGGGTGGTCACGGTCACGGGCAGTGAAGATGTGACCAAGGGGGGCCTCAACTTCTTTGACGATGAATTCTGTCTCCGGCGCCTGGTAGAAAAACCGACAGCGGAGCAAGTTGAGGAGTTGAAACGCACCGGATGGCTGAAGCCGGGACAGACGGCGTGGTACAACGCTGGCATCTATCTGTTTCGCCCAGTCGTATACGATTTCACTGCCAAGCTTCAAAAATCCCCACGCGGAGAGTACGAGTTGACTGATGCACTCAACGCCCTCGTCGCTTCTTCTCACAAAATCGCAGGGATGCAAATTGCTGGCCGATGGGTGGATGTGCGAGATCCTGAGGTGCTGGCGAGCCTGGAAACAAACCAGCTTTAG
- a CDS encoding rhomboid family intramembrane serine protease, with the protein MKNWRTSYRCPTFSRVWNSPNTIPVSGEARGVARRVVSPGKGCSMDDRSKASLGPRSHRQAMDWSLVLVSQGIEPELLQRDAQPYPDLLVPAEELSRSLQILEQYQRENRHRRWQRPLPRTRILFDWQSLGWGALVCILFAFQMAEGSLLLPLGEFDSKRVLAGEWWRSVTATSLHADVRHLSSNVSTGLIFLSLAMVEYGAGQALLAMTVAGALANGVGLLMRPVAYHGLGASGAVMAALGLIAVRAFRFQEWRERPVLTTARGLIAGVLLLVLLGFSPQGDILVHVAGFVIGAVFGLLLSPFAGNLQSQSRWDLPCKAAFTLLVSVTWWLALKGQTG; encoded by the coding sequence GTGAAAAACTGGCGAACTTCCTATCGCTGCCCTACCTTCTCCCGAGTTTGGAACTCTCCCAACACAATCCCCGTCTCCGGGGAGGCGCGCGGGGTGGCTCGCCGGGTGGTCTCTCCCGGGAAAGGCTGCTCCATGGATGACCGTTCCAAGGCGTCCCTAGGGCCTCGTTCGCATCGGCAAGCAATGGATTGGTCGCTGGTGCTCGTGAGCCAGGGTATCGAACCGGAGCTTCTTCAGAGAGATGCGCAGCCTTACCCTGACTTGCTGGTCCCAGCCGAAGAACTTTCGCGATCTCTCCAAATCCTCGAACAATACCAAAGGGAGAACCGCCATCGGCGCTGGCAACGCCCGCTCCCAAGAACCCGGATCCTTTTTGACTGGCAGAGCCTAGGATGGGGCGCACTGGTGTGCATTCTCTTTGCTTTCCAGATGGCCGAGGGCTCCCTGCTGCTCCCACTCGGGGAATTTGATTCTAAACGAGTATTGGCTGGTGAATGGTGGCGATCGGTGACGGCGACATCATTGCATGCAGACGTGCGCCACCTGAGTTCCAATGTCAGCACCGGCTTGATCTTTTTAAGTCTCGCCATGGTCGAATACGGAGCCGGTCAGGCGCTGCTGGCCATGACTGTGGCTGGAGCCCTGGCCAACGGGGTGGGTTTGTTGATGCGCCCGGTTGCCTACCATGGCTTGGGTGCCTCCGGGGCGGTGATGGCTGCTCTTGGGTTGATCGCGGTGAGAGCATTCCGCTTTCAAGAGTGGCGCGAACGTCCCGTGCTGACCACGGCCCGCGGGCTTATCGCCGGGGTTTTACTGCTGGTCCTCCTCGGCTTCAGCCCGCAGGGTGACATTCTCGTCCATGTCGCGGGCTTCGTGATCGGTGCAGTGTTCGGATTGTTACTAAGTCCCTTCGCTGGAAATTTGCAAAGTCAGTCCCGCTGGGACCTGCCTTGCAAGGCGGCTTTCACCCTGCTCGTCTCGGTTACGTGGTGGCTGGCCCTTAAAGGGCAGACTGGCTAA
- a CDS encoding Ig-like domain-containing protein, with product MRRFFLAPLVLAFALAVSVRAADPADTTPPTLVSATRYTTNMYQVHVTFSERIDTNSVFQATNYRIRTLSGSPVRTLTAVIVETNTSVTPRSTTNVVATFAEELDLNRDWGLYVARLSDTNDNVMVGTNSVVIRTVSTLIPREGEWYRRDDAYYPEFAQFRFTDNSWAQIDYDYESQFLFGLAGFYLGVGGTPPPNGNTTLCCYPNEVDTASTTAYYRTKFNVIGSLFNSTFAVKYFIDDGAIVYLNGKEVWRTNISAAITAPTYRTLASASGALSWRPTTGLLTLPAFNNAVVEGVNHLAVEVHQRTAADGTAGFGLELVQTYTNRVGGPVSIVRHPISLTNVVEGTTATFDVLPDGKAPFKYKWFLVGADGKTNTIADATNRVLSIKPVPLAYNGAKVFVEVIGAASATVKAVSSNATLSVIPDVGAPSIVSAIYEEDTEGITLTFSESMKLSSALDKANYTLTNQLGEVIAINTIEDIDGQSILIKPAAPLTAGARYTLLPRNLTDNAGVANALNNGLAVQVGGVFTLIPFASEWHYYQQGTNPPVGVGWQTKAYVENNRWEVGNGLFYNEDEEVPLPSKNILLNLSDVDGNRLITYYFRKTFDFRGATNGVRLTYGHVVDDGIVVWLNGQIAARFGMTGTPTYTSFATDRAGDASLTNGITFALTNIVQGENQIAVELHQSSATSSDVVFDLELLANIPSTITTNVVVLPPVKLSVSIANGNAVITWPTPPVGSVLESTTSLSPASWQTVAGATSPYSAPLSGANNKARYYRLRQP from the coding sequence ATGCGACGTTTCTTCCTTGCCCCTTTGGTCCTGGCGTTCGCGTTGGCCGTGTCAGTCAGAGCTGCCGATCCTGCTGATACCACCCCGCCGACGCTCGTTTCCGCCACTCGTTACACCACGAACATGTATCAGGTACATGTGACGTTCTCAGAGCGAATCGATACCAACTCCGTCTTCCAAGCGACCAACTATCGGATTCGTACTCTGAGCGGTTCTCCTGTGAGGACTTTGACCGCCGTCATTGTGGAGACCAACACCTCGGTGACACCCCGTTCGACCACTAACGTGGTCGCTACGTTTGCAGAGGAACTCGATCTAAACCGTGATTGGGGGCTGTATGTCGCCCGTCTCAGTGACACGAACGACAATGTCATGGTCGGCACGAACTCCGTGGTCATTCGCACCGTCTCGACACTGATCCCGCGTGAGGGCGAATGGTATCGTCGTGACGACGCCTACTATCCGGAATTTGCTCAGTTCCGGTTCACTGATAATTCTTGGGCCCAGATAGACTACGATTACGAAAGCCAGTTCCTCTTTGGGCTCGCCGGCTTTTATCTCGGTGTCGGTGGCACTCCGCCGCCCAACGGGAACACGACTCTGTGCTGCTATCCCAACGAAGTCGACACGGCGTCCACCACAGCCTATTACCGAACCAAGTTCAACGTTATCGGGAGCTTGTTTAACAGCACCTTTGCAGTGAAGTACTTCATCGATGACGGCGCGATTGTTTATTTGAACGGCAAAGAGGTTTGGCGCACGAACATCTCGGCAGCTATCACCGCGCCCACCTATCGAACCCTGGCGAGTGCGTCCGGCGCTCTCAGTTGGCGGCCCACCACGGGCCTGCTTACGCTCCCTGCTTTTAATAACGCAGTCGTGGAGGGTGTGAACCATCTCGCCGTTGAGGTCCATCAGCGCACGGCGGCGGATGGAACCGCGGGATTTGGTTTGGAATTGGTCCAGACCTACACCAACCGAGTGGGTGGCCCGGTCAGCATTGTCCGTCACCCTATCAGCCTCACCAACGTGGTTGAAGGAACTACCGCAACTTTCGATGTGCTTCCGGACGGCAAGGCACCCTTCAAGTACAAGTGGTTCTTGGTCGGTGCCGATGGCAAGACCAACACCATTGCTGACGCCACCAATCGGGTGTTGAGCATCAAGCCCGTTCCTCTGGCTTACAATGGCGCCAAAGTGTTCGTTGAGGTCATTGGTGCTGCGAGTGCGACGGTGAAGGCGGTCAGCAGCAACGCGACTCTGAGTGTTATTCCGGACGTGGGAGCTCCTTCCATTGTTTCTGCGATCTATGAAGAGGACACTGAGGGAATCACCTTGACCTTCTCTGAGAGCATGAAGCTCTCGTCAGCCCTGGACAAGGCCAACTACACTTTGACCAACCAACTTGGGGAAGTCATCGCGATCAACACCATCGAAGACATCGATGGCCAGAGTATCTTGATCAAGCCGGCGGCTCCCCTGACGGCGGGCGCTCGCTATACGCTGCTTCCTCGCAATCTGACCGACAATGCCGGCGTTGCCAATGCGCTCAACAACGGGTTGGCCGTGCAGGTCGGTGGTGTGTTCACTCTGATCCCGTTTGCGAGCGAGTGGCATTACTATCAGCAGGGCACCAATCCTCCAGTGGGAGTGGGTTGGCAGACCAAGGCCTATGTGGAAAACAACCGCTGGGAAGTGGGTAATGGCCTTTTCTACAATGAAGACGAAGAAGTGCCGCTGCCTTCCAAGAACATCTTGCTCAATCTGAGCGACGTGGACGGTAACCGTCTCATCACCTACTACTTCCGGAAGACCTTTGATTTCCGGGGTGCCACGAATGGCGTGAGGCTTACTTATGGGCACGTGGTGGATGATGGAATCGTGGTTTGGCTGAATGGCCAAATTGCCGCCCGATTCGGTATGACGGGAACTCCCACCTACACCTCATTCGCCACCGATCGAGCGGGCGATGCTTCCTTGACCAACGGCATCACGTTTGCCTTGACCAACATCGTCCAAGGTGAAAATCAGATTGCTGTGGAATTGCATCAATCCAGCGCCACGAGCAGTGATGTGGTGTTCGATCTGGAGTTACTGGCAAATATTCCCTCCACCATAACGACGAACGTGGTGGTGTTGCCTCCGGTGAAGCTGAGTGTTTCCATCGCGAACGGCAACGCGGTTATTACCTGGCCGACACCTCCCGTGGGCTCTGTGCTGGAAAGCACCACGAGCCTGTCACCTGCCAGCTGGCAGACTGTGGCCGGAGCCACCAGCCCTTACAGCGCACCGCTCTCGGGTGCCAATAACAAGGCACGGTACTACCGCTTGCGGCAGCCTTGA
- a CDS encoding c-type cytochrome, with protein MPQYPLFRWGALAIATGHWLQAAEPEISNLDLPRIPATEPARALSTFLIKPGFELQLVAAEPLLADPVAMDFDENGRLYVVEMRDYSERRDEQLGRIRVLEDTDGDGRFDQSFVFAEGLPWPTAVVCFDGGVFVGSTPDIIFMKDNNGDRRADQRELIFSGFAADSLKRLNVQALFNSFHWGLDNRIHGSASVSGGRITIARSPGSKPVELRGRDFSFDPRTFDLRPETGGGQHGMSFDNAGRKFLCSNSDHIQFAVFDDRYLGRNPFAELPSPRQSIAKDGPAAEVFRRSPDEPWRVIRTRWRVTGAVEGLIEGGGRPSGYFTGATGVTIYRGDAFPSDYLGDAFIADCGSNLIHHKKVKADGVSYTADRAPDEKKTEFLTSTDNWFRPVQFANGPDGALYVADMYRETIEHPWSIPESIKRHLDLNSGNDRGRIYRIVPTGFKQPTALRIAQQSPEEWVGTLEHPNGWHRDTASRLIFQRKDNSLIPALLRVATNSPTPLGRIHALWALDGLRGVNEKSLAFALADTSPTVREQGLRLLERWPQFLGSPEIRKALGSLATDSNPRVCYQLAWSLSVIEPADETSLLNQLSERSLSEPALVPAILNAVETNSLIMLHALLTRNPAADQPGPAIGMALCRMIGRRGIPDELEAAMRTIAGLKPSTLSVSLLGALASGVARPQELLTSKTSAEVVAQHVDWAMLAARNTNRLSSPDHTGASAIRLIGYLPFSRGGETLLTALGPKHRGDERAAAVEALSAFGSADVANLLVSRWNEFASEVRPELITLMTRRKAWVPALVAGVERGAIARLELNTAQVNALRAEKEPELKERILTLLGAPKTVQRQTIVNRYLPALALKGDPSRGLKVYDQRCATCHRHQGRGRAVGPDFESVRSMGKEKLLTQILDPNREVAPNFQAYLMETAGGESLTGLLVAETPANIRLKTADGLETQWSRDQIKSFAPAGLSLMPEGLEEGVSEQDMADLLELLAPTP; from the coding sequence GTGCCACAATATCCGCTATTCCGCTGGGGCGCGCTGGCCATCGCCACCGGCCACTGGTTGCAAGCTGCTGAGCCGGAAATCTCCAATTTAGACCTTCCAAGAATCCCGGCAACAGAGCCAGCAAGGGCGCTCAGCACCTTCCTGATCAAGCCAGGTTTCGAGCTGCAGCTGGTCGCGGCCGAGCCACTGCTGGCCGACCCGGTGGCCATGGATTTCGATGAGAACGGCCGACTGTATGTCGTTGAAATGCGCGACTACTCTGAGCGACGCGATGAGCAGCTGGGCAGAATCCGCGTGCTCGAGGACACCGACGGAGATGGTCGCTTCGACCAAAGCTTCGTCTTCGCGGAGGGGTTGCCCTGGCCCACCGCCGTTGTCTGTTTTGACGGAGGAGTGTTTGTGGGCTCGACCCCGGACATCATTTTCATGAAGGACAACAATGGGGATCGGCGAGCTGACCAACGCGAACTCATTTTCAGCGGTTTCGCGGCTGATTCCCTGAAGCGCCTCAATGTGCAGGCATTGTTCAATTCCTTCCACTGGGGACTCGACAATCGCATCCATGGCTCTGCCAGTGTGAGCGGCGGCCGCATCACGATCGCGAGATCCCCCGGGAGCAAGCCGGTGGAGCTGCGAGGCCGCGATTTTTCGTTTGATCCGCGAACCTTCGACCTGCGTCCTGAAACAGGCGGGGGACAACACGGCATGAGCTTTGACAACGCAGGCCGGAAATTTCTCTGCAGCAACAGCGATCATATTCAGTTCGCGGTGTTTGATGATCGCTATCTCGGCCGCAATCCTTTTGCCGAGTTGCCATCCCCGCGACAGAGTATCGCCAAGGACGGCCCGGCCGCCGAAGTGTTTCGCCGAAGTCCTGATGAACCTTGGCGAGTCATCCGCACGCGCTGGCGTGTCACCGGAGCAGTGGAGGGCTTGATTGAAGGCGGAGGACGACCCTCCGGCTATTTCACCGGCGCTACCGGCGTCACGATTTACCGAGGCGACGCCTTCCCTTCCGACTATCTCGGCGACGCGTTCATAGCCGATTGCGGAAGCAACCTCATCCACCACAAGAAAGTGAAAGCGGATGGAGTCAGCTACACAGCAGACCGAGCGCCCGATGAAAAAAAGACTGAGTTTCTGACCAGCACCGACAATTGGTTCAGGCCGGTCCAATTTGCAAACGGTCCCGATGGTGCGCTCTACGTCGCCGACATGTATCGAGAGACGATCGAACATCCCTGGTCGATTCCTGAAAGCATCAAACGTCACCTAGACCTCAACAGCGGTAACGACCGAGGCCGAATCTATCGCATTGTTCCGACTGGCTTCAAACAACCCACCGCCCTGAGGATCGCCCAACAGAGTCCCGAGGAGTGGGTCGGCACGCTCGAACATCCCAACGGGTGGCACCGCGATACGGCCTCCCGATTAATCTTCCAGCGGAAAGACAACTCGCTGATCCCTGCGCTGCTTCGAGTGGCCACAAACTCTCCAACACCTCTGGGAAGAATACATGCGCTGTGGGCCTTGGATGGCCTGCGCGGGGTAAACGAAAAAAGTTTAGCCTTCGCACTCGCGGACACGTCGCCCACGGTTCGAGAGCAGGGGTTACGGCTCTTGGAGCGCTGGCCTCAGTTCCTCGGCTCGCCAGAAATCAGGAAAGCCCTCGGATCTCTGGCAACGGATAGCAACCCAAGGGTGTGTTACCAGCTCGCCTGGTCGCTTTCTGTTATCGAGCCGGCGGATGAAACGAGCCTACTGAATCAACTTTCTGAGCGGAGCCTCTCCGAGCCGGCGTTGGTTCCTGCGATCCTGAACGCGGTTGAAACCAACTCGCTGATCATGCTTCACGCTCTGCTGACCCGGAATCCAGCCGCAGATCAGCCAGGGCCCGCCATAGGCATGGCGCTTTGCCGAATGATCGGGAGACGAGGGATCCCTGATGAGCTGGAGGCAGCGATGCGCACCATCGCAGGCCTGAAGCCTTCCACACTCAGCGTTTCCCTGCTCGGGGCACTCGCGTCGGGAGTGGCTCGCCCGCAAGAACTCCTGACCTCCAAGACCTCCGCAGAGGTCGTAGCGCAGCATGTCGATTGGGCGATGCTAGCGGCTCGAAATACCAACAGACTCAGCAGTCCAGATCACACCGGAGCGTCCGCGATCCGACTGATTGGCTACCTTCCCTTTTCCCGTGGAGGGGAGACCCTGCTGACGGCCCTGGGACCGAAACATCGGGGGGACGAGCGGGCGGCAGCCGTCGAGGCCTTGAGCGCCTTCGGTTCCGCAGATGTGGCGAATCTCCTCGTCAGCCGGTGGAACGAGTTTGCATCTGAGGTTCGCCCCGAGCTCATTACCCTCATGACCCGCCGCAAAGCCTGGGTTCCCGCTTTGGTGGCCGGCGTGGAGCGAGGAGCGATAGCCCGTCTGGAGCTGAACACAGCCCAAGTAAACGCGCTCCGCGCTGAAAAGGAGCCGGAGCTGAAGGAGAGAATTCTTACCCTGCTGGGAGCCCCCAAAACAGTTCAAAGGCAAACCATCGTGAACCGATACTTACCCGCCCTCGCCCTAAAGGGGGATCCGTCGCGCGGGCTGAAGGTCTACGATCAACGATGCGCCACTTGTCATCGCCACCAAGGACGGGGGCGTGCGGTTGGACCTGATTTTGAATCGGTCCGCTCGATGGGTAAAGAGAAGCTGCTGACCCAGATTCTGGACCCGAACCGGGAGGTCGCTCCCAACTTCCAGGCTTATCTGATGGAAACCGCCGGCGGCGAGTCGCTCACCGGTCTGTTGGTGGCCGAGACTCCAGCCAACATTCGGCTTAAGACGGCCGACGGACTCGAAACTCAGTGGAGTCGCGACCAGATTAAATCGTTTGCTCCCGCAGGGCTGTCCCTGATGCCAGAGGGGCTTGAGGAAGGGGTTAGCGAGCAGGACATGGCCGATCTGCTGGAGCTCCTGGCTCCAACTCCATGA
- a CDS encoding MFS transporter encodes MSTPRDTRQGTWRWWICGLLLCASTINYMDRQTLANAAVRITKQFQLSNEQYGNLEMGFGWAFAVGSLVFGFLADAISVRWVYPAVLLLWSVVGFATGLVESYSGLLICRTLLGFFEAGHWPCAIKTTLKLLEPKDRSMGNSVLQSGTSIGAIITPLLMRFLLTDELDSWRFAFQLVGLIGLVWIVAWFYLVRSGDLDDTPKTATASESQASLLALRNALVSRKMFAVLIVIALINTSWQILRAWLPKFLQEGRGFTERAALDFNSLFYIATDVGCLAAGFLTLWLVKRGWSVHGSRIGVFGCCAALTALTTLVAILPKGWALGATLLCVGAGLLGLFPIYHALTQDISPAHQGKVTGIASVAAWLFAPPAQKLFGWMVDKTGSYDLGLVIAGWLPVLALLALVVLWRSNPTVDATNPSRPS; translated from the coding sequence ATGAGCACTCCCCGCGACACCCGGCAGGGAACTTGGCGATGGTGGATCTGCGGACTGCTGCTCTGCGCCTCGACGATCAACTACATGGATCGGCAGACCCTCGCGAATGCCGCCGTACGTATTACCAAACAGTTCCAGCTCTCCAACGAACAATATGGCAATCTGGAGATGGGGTTTGGATGGGCATTCGCCGTAGGATCGTTGGTCTTCGGGTTTTTGGCGGACGCAATTTCGGTTCGATGGGTCTATCCAGCGGTGTTGTTGCTCTGGTCCGTTGTGGGCTTTGCCACCGGTCTGGTGGAGAGCTACAGTGGACTACTCATCTGCCGCACACTGCTGGGCTTTTTCGAGGCAGGACACTGGCCATGCGCGATCAAGACCACTCTTAAGCTGCTAGAGCCCAAGGATCGCTCCATGGGAAACAGCGTGCTTCAGAGTGGAACTTCCATCGGTGCTATCATCACCCCGTTACTGATGCGTTTCCTGCTCACCGATGAACTGGACAGTTGGCGCTTCGCATTCCAGCTGGTGGGTCTGATCGGACTGGTATGGATCGTTGCTTGGTTTTACTTGGTGCGCTCAGGGGACCTGGACGATACCCCCAAAACCGCAACCGCCTCCGAAAGCCAGGCCAGTTTGCTCGCCTTGAGAAACGCTTTGGTCAGCCGAAAGATGTTCGCGGTTCTCATCGTCATCGCCCTGATCAACACCTCGTGGCAGATTCTGCGTGCGTGGCTTCCCAAGTTCCTTCAGGAGGGGAGAGGGTTCACCGAGCGAGCCGCTCTGGATTTTAACTCCCTCTTCTACATCGCTACCGACGTTGGGTGCCTCGCTGCGGGCTTTTTGACACTGTGGCTCGTGAAGCGCGGTTGGAGCGTCCATGGGTCCCGAATAGGGGTTTTCGGCTGCTGTGCCGCACTAACCGCCCTGACGACCCTGGTAGCCATCCTGCCCAAAGGCTGGGCTCTAGGGGCTACCCTACTGTGCGTAGGGGCGGGCTTGTTGGGGCTTTTCCCCATTTACCACGCCCTGACCCAGGACATTTCTCCCGCTCATCAGGGCAAGGTCACTGGGATCGCCAGCGTAGCGGCTTGGCTGTTCGCCCCGCCGGCCCAAAAGTTGTTCGGCTGGATGGTGGACAAAACAGGATCTTATGACCTGGGCCTCGTGATTGCAGGGTGGCTCCCCGTGCTAGCTCTGCTCGCGCTGGTCGTACTGTGGAGGAGCAACCCCACGGTTGACGCAACGAATCCCAGCCGTCCTAGTTGA
- a CDS encoding creatininase family protein, with the protein MTWRQVSDLSKDTPVVIPVAALEQHGHHMPLFTDSQLLAEVIRRAALSLGDKLLITPLQWLGNSDHHLDFPGTLSAAPRVYLDILTGLADNFIHHGFRRIVFINGHGGNDVPGKQTVFELRQKYRQRKDLLLLFGTYWLLGQQAHQPDPAWVQHQMGHACEWETSMMLRIAPHLVGNYQAAPDVPFGNPFEPASRGWVTQDRTEPGHIGSPKASTADKGEALLSRFAGDVVALLNRVVAWDGKSWEG; encoded by the coding sequence ATGACCTGGCGCCAGGTCTCCGACCTGTCCAAAGACACCCCGGTGGTAATCCCGGTGGCAGCCTTGGAGCAACATGGGCACCACATGCCGCTGTTCACCGACAGCCAACTCTTGGCCGAAGTCATCCGTCGGGCGGCCTTGAGTTTGGGAGACAAACTCTTGATCACGCCCCTTCAGTGGCTCGGGAACTCGGACCATCATTTGGATTTTCCAGGCACGCTATCCGCAGCCCCACGGGTTTATTTGGACATTCTAACCGGGCTCGCCGACAACTTCATACACCATGGTTTTCGGCGGATCGTGTTCATCAATGGTCACGGAGGGAATGACGTGCCAGGTAAGCAGACGGTGTTTGAGCTGCGCCAGAAATATCGACAGCGGAAGGACCTACTTCTGCTGTTTGGGACCTACTGGCTGCTGGGACAGCAGGCACACCAACCCGACCCAGCATGGGTGCAACATCAAATGGGACACGCCTGCGAGTGGGAAACCTCGATGATGCTAAGGATCGCGCCTCATCTGGTCGGCAACTATCAGGCAGCACCCGATGTACCCTTCGGCAATCCGTTCGAACCCGCCTCGCGGGGCTGGGTGACTCAGGATCGGACGGAACCTGGGCACATCGGTAGCCCGAAAGCTTCAACGGCAGATAAAGGCGAGGCACTCCTGAGCCGATTCGCTGGGGATGTCGTGGCGCTACTGAACCGGGTTGTGGCATGGGACGGCAAGTCCTGGGAGGGATGA